One Sphingomonas sp. FARSPH DNA segment encodes these proteins:
- a CDS encoding SDR family NAD(P)-dependent oxidoreductase: MARFHGKSIVVTGAGSGIGRAAAQLFAAEGARVVVADIGEGADATAAAILADGGTARAIRMDAGSEPDVERTVALACEAFGGLDVMVANAGISGGMANLFDTDVALIAEVLRVNLIGPFLAVKHAAPRIAERGGGAIVLTASVAGLRSGAGSPAYSASKAGVINLAQISAQQLSGSNVRVNAVCPGLTETGMTQPTFDYARDAGKMDRLGRLNPLRRGAQPEELAEAIAFLASDAASYVNGHALVVDGGLASSHPVTRQDYGKTAV, encoded by the coding sequence ATGGCGCGCTTCCACGGCAAGTCGATCGTCGTCACCGGCGCCGGGTCGGGCATCGGCCGCGCCGCCGCGCAGCTGTTCGCCGCCGAGGGTGCGCGCGTCGTGGTTGCGGACATCGGCGAGGGCGCGGACGCCACCGCCGCCGCGATCCTGGCCGATGGCGGCACCGCCCGCGCGATCCGCATGGATGCAGGCTCAGAACCCGACGTCGAGCGGACGGTCGCGCTGGCGTGCGAGGCGTTCGGCGGGCTCGACGTCATGGTCGCCAACGCGGGCATCTCGGGCGGCATGGCGAACCTGTTCGACACCGACGTGGCGCTGATCGCAGAGGTGCTGCGCGTCAACCTGATCGGCCCGTTCCTTGCCGTTAAGCATGCCGCGCCGCGCATCGCCGAGCGGGGTGGCGGCGCGATCGTGCTGACCGCCAGCGTCGCGGGCCTTCGGTCCGGCGCTGGCTCGCCCGCCTATTCGGCATCGAAGGCCGGGGTCATCAACCTGGCGCAGATTTCCGCGCAGCAGCTGTCGGGTAGCAACGTGCGCGTGAACGCGGTCTGTCCCGGGCTGACCGAGACGGGCATGACACAGCCGACCTTCGATTATGCTCGCGACGCCGGCAAGATGGACCGGCTCGGCCGCCTCAACCCGCTACGCCGCGGGGCGCAGCCGGAAGAGCTCGCGGAAGCGATCGCCTTCCTCGCCTCCGACGCGGCAAGCTACGTCAATGGCCACGCCCTGGTCGTCGATGGCGGTCTGGCGTCCAGCCATCCGGTGACGCGGCAGGATTACGGCAAGACCGCGGTCTGA
- a CDS encoding SDR family oxidoreductase: MLFDLTDTVAIVTGSSRGIGKASAIELVRHGASVVISSRKQDACDAVVAEIEAEFGPGRALAIAASISDKAALQALVDRTIAAWGRIDTLVCNAASNPYYGPLAGIADDQFRKILDNNILSNHWLIQMVAPQMCERRAGSIVIVSSIGGLRGSDVIGAYNVSKAADFQLARNYAVEYGPDNVRVNCVAPGLIKTDFARALWDTPEAEARSSRHTPLRRLGEPIDIAGTIVYLASDASRYMTGQALVVDGGVTI, encoded by the coding sequence ATGTTGTTCGACCTGACCGACACGGTCGCCATCGTCACCGGCTCCAGCCGCGGCATCGGCAAGGCAAGCGCGATCGAGCTCGTCCGCCACGGCGCCAGCGTCGTCATCTCCAGCCGCAAGCAGGACGCCTGCGACGCGGTGGTGGCGGAGATCGAGGCGGAGTTCGGCCCCGGCCGGGCGCTCGCCATCGCCGCCAGCATCTCCGACAAGGCGGCGCTGCAGGCGCTCGTCGACCGGACGATCGCCGCCTGGGGCCGCATCGACACACTCGTCTGCAACGCCGCCTCCAACCCCTATTACGGCCCGCTCGCCGGCATCGCGGACGACCAGTTCCGCAAGATCCTCGACAACAACATCCTGTCGAACCACTGGCTGATCCAGATGGTCGCGCCGCAGATGTGCGAGCGGCGTGCCGGCTCGATCGTCATCGTCTCCTCGATCGGGGGCCTCAGGGGCTCCGACGTGATAGGCGCCTACAACGTGTCCAAGGCCGCCGACTTCCAGCTCGCCCGCAATTACGCGGTCGAATACGGGCCCGACAACGTCCGGGTGAACTGCGTCGCGCCCGGCCTCATCAAGACCGACTTCGCCCGCGCGCTGTGGGACACGCCGGAGGCGGAGGCGCGCAGCAGCCGCCACACCCCCCTGCGCCGGCTGGGCGAGCCGATCGATATCGCCGGCACGATCGTCTACCTCGCATCGGACGCCAGCCGCTACATGACCGGCCAGGCGCTCGTCGTCGATGGCGGGGTGACGATCTGA
- a CDS encoding phosphotransferase family protein: MTDTPNTIPVADKDRLDLDRLAAWMEANVAGFTGPLSYAKFAGGQSNPTYRLDSPSGAYVLRRKPFGKLLPSAHAVDREYRLIAGLHPTGFPVARPYGLCEDESVIGAVFYVMALVEGRNLWDGTLPGYAPDQRTGIYNAMVDTLAALHNTDYAAAGLGDYGKPGNYFARQVERWTRQYRASETEHMPEVERLIEWLPRTVPEQTRTSIVHGDYRIDNMIFDAVEPRVVAVLDWELSTLGDPLADFSYFLMSWVTEPEGRSGVKGQTGPDTGIPTIEDMVVRYCAATKRDGVPDLNWYFAYNLFRLTGIVQGIKKRIVDGTASSAQAERSAAQVYRLAAASWRFAQKSRCLEAISKT, translated from the coding sequence ATGACCGACACCCCCAACACCATCCCCGTCGCGGACAAGGACCGCCTCGACCTCGACCGGCTCGCCGCCTGGATGGAGGCGAACGTCGCCGGCTTCACCGGCCCGCTCTCCTATGCCAAGTTCGCCGGCGGCCAGTCCAACCCGACCTATCGCCTCGACAGCCCGTCCGGCGCCTACGTCCTGCGCCGCAAGCCGTTCGGCAAGCTGCTCCCTTCCGCCCATGCCGTCGACCGCGAATACCGGCTGATCGCCGGCCTCCACCCCACCGGCTTCCCGGTCGCCAGGCCCTATGGCCTGTGCGAGGACGAAAGCGTCATCGGCGCGGTCTTCTACGTCATGGCATTGGTGGAGGGGCGTAACCTCTGGGATGGGACTCTGCCCGGCTACGCGCCCGACCAGCGCACCGGCATCTACAATGCGATGGTCGACACGCTCGCCGCGCTCCACAATACGGATTACGCCGCCGCTGGCCTCGGCGACTATGGCAAGCCCGGCAATTACTTCGCGCGCCAGGTCGAACGCTGGACCCGCCAGTATCGCGCGAGCGAGACCGAGCATATGCCCGAGGTCGAGCGGCTGATCGAATGGCTGCCGCGCACCGTTCCCGAACAGACGCGCACGTCGATCGTCCACGGCGACTATCGCATCGACAACATGATCTTCGACGCCGTCGAACCGCGCGTCGTCGCGGTGCTCGACTGGGAATTGTCGACGCTCGGCGATCCGCTCGCCGATTTCTCCTATTTCCTGATGAGCTGGGTGACCGAGCCTGAAGGCCGATCGGGCGTGAAGGGGCAGACCGGGCCGGACACGGGCATCCCGACGATCGAGGACATGGTCGTGCGCTATTGCGCCGCGACGAAGCGCGACGGCGTGCCCGACCTGAATTGGTATTTCGCCTACAATCTCTTCCGCCTGACCGGCATCGTCCAAGGCATCAAGAAACGCATCGTCGACGGCACTGCGTCAAGTGCGCAGGCGGAAAGGTCGGCGGCGCAAGTCTATCGCCTGGCGGCCGCAAGTTGGCGTTTCGCTCAAAAAAGCAGGTGCTTAGAAGCGATATCTAAGACATGA
- a CDS encoding Zn-dependent alcohol dehydrogenase, translating into MKAAILHETRTPLSVEDVTIDNPGPHEVLIRTMAVGVCRSDLHFVDGTYPHPLPTIPGHEAAGVVEAVGEEVRTVRVGDHVVTCLSAFCGHCEYCVTGRMFLCVDTSVRRPKAAPPRLMLGDQPIAQMLNLSAYAEMMLVHEHACVAIDRDMPMDRAALIGCAVTTGAGAVFNVADVTPGETVCVVGCGGIGLAAVNAAKIAGAGKIIALDPVAEKRAVAEKLGATHTIDAMSDTAADEVVAITKGGVHHAIEAVGRPQSAATAVKVLRRGGTATILGMLPPTEKVGLSAIDLLSGKTLQGGFMGYNRFPVDIPRLVDFYQRGLLDLDTIIADRMPLDRINHAFDELRRGDATRSVIVFE; encoded by the coding sequence ATGAAAGCCGCCATCCTCCACGAAACCCGCACCCCGCTTTCGGTCGAGGACGTCACGATCGACAATCCCGGCCCGCACGAGGTGCTGATCCGCACCATGGCGGTCGGCGTCTGCCGATCCGACCTGCATTTCGTCGACGGCACCTATCCGCATCCCTTGCCGACCATCCCCGGTCACGAGGCGGCGGGTGTGGTCGAGGCCGTGGGCGAGGAGGTCCGCACCGTGAGGGTCGGCGACCATGTCGTCACCTGTCTGTCCGCCTTCTGCGGGCACTGCGAATATTGCGTCACCGGGCGCATGTTCCTGTGCGTCGACACCAGCGTGCGCCGCCCGAAAGCGGCGCCGCCGCGGCTGATGCTCGGCGACCAGCCGATCGCGCAGATGCTCAACCTGTCCGCTTATGCGGAAATGATGCTCGTCCACGAACACGCCTGCGTCGCGATCGATCGCGACATGCCGATGGACCGCGCCGCGCTGATCGGCTGCGCGGTGACGACGGGGGCAGGGGCGGTGTTCAACGTCGCGGACGTGACGCCGGGCGAGACGGTGTGCGTCGTCGGCTGCGGCGGCATCGGCCTTGCCGCGGTCAATGCGGCGAAGATCGCCGGCGCGGGCAAGATCATCGCGCTCGATCCCGTCGCGGAAAAGCGCGCGGTCGCCGAAAAGCTCGGCGCCACCCACACGATCGACGCAATGAGCGACACCGCCGCCGACGAAGTCGTCGCGATCACGAAGGGCGGCGTCCATCACGCGATCGAGGCGGTCGGCCGTCCGCAGTCGGCGGCGACCGCGGTCAAGGTGTTGCGCCGCGGCGGTACCGCGACGATCCTCGGCATGCTGCCCCCGACCGAGAAGGTGGGACTGTCGGCGATCGACCTGCTGTCGGGCAAGACGTTGCAGGGCGGCTTCATGGGCTACAACCGCTTCCCGGTCGACATCCCGCGCCTCGTCGATTTCTACCAGCGCGGCCTGCTCGATCTCGACACGATCATCGCCGATCGCATGCCGCTGGACCGTATTAACCACGCCTTCGACGAACTGCGCCGCGGCGACGCGACGCGCAGTGTGATCGTGTTCGAATGA
- a CDS encoding acyl-CoA dehydrogenase family protein, whose protein sequence is MDFTLNERETYFRDRVRAFIDAEIRPRHADYLAQEHDGDRWKVIPVIEEVKARAKAAGLWNFFMPPHSGMPPVDDSFAFEGEQLTNLEYALCAEEMGRIGWASECFNCSAPDTGNMEVLNRYGTRAHKDQWLHPLMHGEIRSAFLMTEPAVASSDATNIETRIVRDGDHYVINGTKWWSSGVGDPRCKVAIVMGKTDTEAKRHQQQSMILMPMDAPGVTIERMLTVYGYDHAPHGHGQVRLDNVRVPVENMLLGEGRGFEIAQGRLGPGRIHHCMRTIGVAEEAIEAMAKRLLTRVAFGKRIADHSVWEQRIARARIDIEMTRLLCLKAADMMDKAGNKAAQLEIAMIKVQAPTMALQILDDAIQAHGGGGVSQDFKLAHEWAAVRTLRFADGPDEVHNRAIARNEFGRYADIALERSAR, encoded by the coding sequence ATGGATTTTACCCTCAACGAGCGCGAGACCTATTTCCGGGATCGGGTACGCGCCTTCATCGATGCGGAAATCCGCCCGCGCCACGCTGACTATCTCGCGCAGGAACATGACGGCGACCGGTGGAAGGTCATTCCCGTCATCGAAGAGGTGAAGGCCAGGGCCAAGGCCGCCGGCCTGTGGAATTTCTTCATGCCGCCGCATTCGGGCATGCCGCCCGTCGACGACAGCTTCGCGTTCGAGGGCGAACAGCTCACCAACCTCGAATATGCCTTGTGCGCGGAGGAGATGGGCCGGATCGGCTGGGCGTCGGAATGCTTCAACTGTTCGGCACCCGACACCGGCAATATGGAGGTGCTCAATCGCTACGGCACGCGCGCGCACAAGGACCAGTGGCTGCACCCGTTGATGCACGGCGAGATCCGTTCCGCCTTTTTGATGACCGAACCCGCCGTCGCCTCGTCCGACGCGACCAACATCGAAACGCGGATCGTCCGCGACGGCGACCATTACGTCATCAACGGCACTAAATGGTGGTCGAGCGGCGTCGGCGATCCGCGCTGCAAGGTCGCGATCGTCATGGGCAAGACCGATACCGAGGCGAAGCGCCACCAGCAGCAGAGCATGATCCTGATGCCGATGGACGCGCCGGGCGTCACGATCGAGCGCATGCTCACCGTCTATGGCTACGACCATGCGCCGCACGGTCACGGCCAGGTGCGGCTCGACAACGTGCGCGTGCCCGTCGAGAACATGCTGCTCGGCGAAGGGCGCGGGTTCGAGATCGCCCAGGGGCGGCTCGGGCCGGGCCGCATCCACCATTGCATGCGTACGATCGGCGTCGCCGAGGAGGCGATCGAGGCGATGGCGAAACGTCTGCTCACCCGCGTCGCCTTCGGCAAGCGGATCGCCGATCATTCGGTCTGGGAACAGCGCATCGCCCGCGCGCGCATCGATATCGAGATGACGCGCCTGCTCTGCCTCAAGGCCGCGGACATGATGGACAAGGCGGGCAACAAGGCCGCGCAGCTGGAAATCGCGATGATCAAGGTTCAGGCGCCGACGATGGCGTTGCAGATCCTCGACGATGCGATCCAGGCGCATGGCGGCGGCGGCGTCAGCCAGGACTTCAAGCTCGCCCACGAATGGGCCGCGGTCCGCACGCTGCGCTTCGCCGACGGCCCGGACGAGGTCCATAACCGCGCGATCGCCCGCAACGAATTCGGCCGCTACGCCGACATCGCGCTGGAACGGTCGGCGCGGTAA
- a CDS encoding TetR family transcriptional regulator produces MTDAGAPTQVGIGDEETGTKRFRAKRDAILSAAAEAINEQSAKGMTFADVARRVGLNTTSVTYYFKRKEDLAAAAFEHTIDLLLAMLDTAAAEATPEARVRRFLALNMVRLARVQRGEERAMAVLSDLRASEEPNRSRLMNRWREVFRRTRALWGATPTRAHTDLHGARAHVLLENVFWLPAWIDRYEPDQYDRVEARLMDVFARGVAGGRVDWAPATIDLAHAETEPGRAAFLLAATRLINELGYRGASVQRIAAELNVTKGSFYHHLDAKDDLVIACYRRSFDTISDAQRIADAQGGSQWQRLASTIATLLDIQFAERAPLLRTTALSGLPADVRSAMVDRSNRIARRFAGTMMDGIAEGSIRAVDALIAAQALMALQNAAFDMRKWAAAMRRDRAIAIYASTILFGMFDDRAIG; encoded by the coding sequence ATGACGGACGCGGGGGCGCCCACGCAGGTGGGAATCGGAGACGAGGAAACGGGCACCAAGCGGTTCCGCGCCAAGCGGGACGCGATCCTCTCCGCCGCCGCCGAGGCGATCAACGAACAGAGCGCGAAGGGCATGACCTTCGCCGACGTCGCGCGCCGCGTTGGGCTGAACACGACCAGCGTCACCTATTATTTCAAGCGCAAGGAAGACCTGGCCGCCGCCGCGTTCGAACATACGATCGACCTGCTGCTCGCGATGCTCGACACCGCGGCGGCGGAAGCGACGCCCGAGGCGCGGGTGCGGCGCTTCCTGGCGCTCAACATGGTACGGCTGGCGCGCGTCCAGCGCGGCGAGGAGCGCGCGATGGCGGTGCTGTCCGACCTGCGCGCGAGCGAGGAGCCCAACCGCAGCCGGTTGATGAACCGGTGGCGCGAGGTGTTCCGGCGGACGCGCGCGCTGTGGGGTGCGACGCCGACGCGCGCGCATACCGACCTGCACGGCGCGCGCGCGCACGTCCTGCTGGAAAACGTCTTCTGGTTGCCCGCGTGGATCGACCGGTACGAGCCCGACCAGTATGACCGGGTCGAGGCGCGGTTGATGGACGTGTTCGCCCGGGGGGTCGCCGGCGGGCGCGTCGATTGGGCACCTGCGACGATCGACCTGGCGCATGCGGAGACGGAGCCGGGACGCGCGGCCTTCCTGCTCGCGGCGACGCGGCTGATCAACGAACTGGGCTATCGTGGCGCGTCGGTGCAGCGGATCGCGGCGGAGCTCAACGTTACCAAGGGCAGCTTCTACCACCATCTCGACGCCAAGGACGATCTGGTGATCGCCTGTTACCGGCGCAGCTTCGACACGATTTCCGACGCGCAACGGATAGCGGATGCACAGGGCGGCAGCCAGTGGCAGCGGCTTGCGAGCACGATCGCGACGCTGCTCGACATCCAGTTCGCCGAGCGCGCGCCGTTGCTGCGCACGACCGCGCTGAGCGGGCTGCCCGCCGATGTCCGGTCGGCGATGGTCGACCGGTCGAACCGGATCGCACGCCGCTTCGCGGGCACGATGATGGACGGGATCGCGGAAGGGTCGATCCGCGCGGTCGACGCGCTGATCGCGGCGCAGGCGCTGATGGCGTTGCAGAATGCCGCGTTCGACATGCGCAAATGGGCCGCCGCGATGCGGCGCGACCGGGCGATCGCCATCTATGCCTCGACGATCCTGTTCGGCATGTTCGATGACCGCGCGATCGGCTGA
- a CDS encoding MarR family winged helix-turn-helix transcriptional regulator, producing the protein MTETIKPPPAQFLRDDVIRGGMDLLLFAHKSHLRHSDAELAALGLGRAHHRCLYFIGRQPNLSVGDLLALLGVTKQSLGRVLGALLERGLVEQRPGETDRRQRLLRLTPAGEALEQRLFVGLHQNMSRAYAASGEEAVGGFWTMMQNLMSDEAQRQFAAFHAVPARASEMASAH; encoded by the coding sequence ATGACCGAGACGATCAAGCCGCCCCCCGCCCAATTCCTGCGTGACGACGTGATCCGCGGCGGTATGGACCTCCTGTTGTTCGCGCATAAATCGCACCTGCGCCATTCGGATGCGGAGCTTGCCGCATTGGGGCTGGGCCGCGCGCATCACCGCTGCCTGTATTTCATCGGCCGCCAGCCCAATCTGTCGGTGGGCGACCTGCTGGCGCTGCTCGGCGTCACCAAACAGTCGCTGGGACGCGTGCTGGGCGCGCTGCTCGAACGCGGGCTGGTCGAACAGCGGCCGGGCGAGACGGATCGTCGCCAGCGGCTGCTGCGCCTGACGCCGGCAGGCGAGGCGCTGGAGCAGCGGCTGTTCGTCGGGCTGCACCAGAATATGAGCCGCGCCTATGCGGCGTCGGGCGAGGAAGCGGTGGGCGGCTTCTGGACGATGATGCAGAATCTGATGAGCGACGAGGCGCAGCGCCAGTTCGCCGCCTTCCACGCCGTGCCCGCGCGTGCGAGCGAGATGGCCTCGGCGCACTGA
- a CDS encoding acyl-CoA dehydrogenase family protein: protein MAVLTEDQTMLRDMAQSWTDKESPVTAFRALRNAAPPAGFDAAVWTEVGAMGWPGIVVPEEHGGAGMGYLSLGLVLEQLGRTLTATPLAACAAAASAIARGGDAAAQAEWLPRIAGGDTIVALAVDEGPLHAPDALATTVSDGRLTGGKAFVAEGDGAHAFVVAAADGLYLVTGEEGITRTPRRMADSRSHADVRFDAAPAIRLGGPDLTAAACDRATALVTAEMLGLANQAFADTNAYLKTRVQFGQPLSTFQALQHRMAKMFTELELMRSVVESALEAIDAGRSDVAQAVSLAKAVGGETTKLVSREMVQLHGGIGMTDEHHAGFYLKRAAVLEAMWGNAAWHRDRFGRLTGY from the coding sequence ATGGCCGTTCTGACCGAAGACCAGACGATGCTGCGCGACATGGCGCAGAGCTGGACCGACAAGGAATCTCCCGTCACCGCCTTTCGCGCGCTGCGCAACGCCGCGCCGCCCGCCGGGTTCGACGCCGCCGTCTGGACAGAGGTCGGCGCGATGGGCTGGCCCGGTATCGTCGTGCCGGAAGAGCATGGCGGCGCGGGTATGGGCTACCTCTCGCTCGGCCTCGTCCTCGAACAGCTCGGCCGCACGCTGACCGCGACGCCGCTCGCCGCCTGCGCCGCGGCCGCCAGCGCGATCGCGCGCGGCGGCGACGCGGCGGCGCAGGCCGAATGGCTGCCCCGCATCGCCGGCGGCGATACGATCGTCGCGCTCGCCGTCGACGAAGGGCCCTTACACGCCCCCGACGCGCTCGCGACGACCGTGTCCGACGGCCGCCTGACGGGCGGCAAGGCGTTCGTCGCGGAGGGTGACGGCGCGCACGCCTTCGTCGTCGCGGCCGCGGACGGCCTGTACTTGGTCACCGGGGAAGAGGGCATCACGCGCACCCCGCGGCGGATGGCGGACAGCCGCAGCCACGCCGACGTCCGCTTCGACGCCGCGCCCGCGATCCGGCTCGGCGGCCCCGATCTCACCGCCGCCGCCTGCGACCGCGCGACCGCATTGGTCACCGCCGAGATGCTCGGCCTCGCCAACCAGGCGTTCGCCGACACCAACGCCTATCTCAAGACGCGCGTCCAGTTCGGCCAGCCGCTCAGCACCTTCCAGGCACTGCAGCATCGCATGGCGAAGATGTTCACCGAGCTCGAACTGATGCGCTCCGTCGTCGAAAGCGCGCTCGAGGCGATCGACGCGGGCCGGTCCGACGTCGCGCAGGCGGTCAGCCTCGCCAAGGCGGTAGGGGGCGAGACGACGAAGCTCGTCAGCCGCGAGATGGTGCAGCTGCACGGCGGCATCGGCATGACCGACGAACACCACGCCGGCTTCTACCTGAAGCGCGCTGCGGTGCTGGAGGCGATGTGGGGCAACGCCGCCTGGCACCGCGACCGCTTCGGCCGCCTCACCGGCTATTGA
- a CDS encoding acyl-CoA dehydrogenase family protein: MATVADPSLAPGAPADPHAAFRAEVRDWLAAHFPPALAHKDNAMSAVEGPGEETDDQRRWREAMGDKGWGVPTWPRDYGGGGLSRGEARVLADEMARIGAWNPIGGMGVMMFGPTLLEYGSEAQKREHIPAIARGAVRWCQGYSEPGAGSDLANLQTFAEDRGDHYVVNGQKTWTSGGQWADKCFALVRTDRTKKHEGISFLLIDMHAPGVEVKPIRLISGASPFCETFFTDVVVPKENLVGREGEGWTIGKRLLQHERFSLSGGGSTGRLLAGKPLGDIAKHNRGVDADGRLADADLRARLIRHDMDVRAFAATLRRAALEAKAQAGPSAASSIMKNVGARITQERAELAIEIMGMNGLGWEGEGFTEEELTQTRTWLWGKAVSIYGGSTEIQNNIVAKRILGMLDHQ; encoded by the coding sequence ATGGCCACCGTAGCCGACCCGTCGCTTGCCCCCGGTGCCCCCGCCGACCCGCACGCCGCCTTCCGGGCGGAGGTGCGCGACTGGCTCGCCGCGCATTTTCCGCCCGCGCTCGCGCACAAGGACAATGCGATGTCCGCGGTCGAGGGGCCGGGCGAGGAGACGGACGACCAGCGCCGCTGGCGCGAGGCGATGGGGGACAAGGGCTGGGGCGTCCCTACCTGGCCGCGCGACTATGGCGGCGGCGGTCTGTCGCGCGGCGAGGCGCGCGTGCTGGCGGACGAGATGGCGCGGATCGGCGCATGGAATCCGATCGGCGGCATGGGCGTGATGATGTTCGGCCCGACCCTGCTCGAATATGGCAGCGAGGCGCAGAAGCGCGAACATATCCCCGCCATCGCGCGCGGCGCGGTGCGCTGGTGCCAGGGCTATTCCGAACCCGGCGCCGGCTCCGACCTCGCCAACCTCCAGACCTTCGCCGAGGATCGCGGCGACCATTATGTGGTCAACGGGCAGAAGACGTGGACCAGCGGCGGCCAGTGGGCGGACAAATGCTTCGCCCTCGTCCGCACCGACAGGACGAAGAAGCATGAGGGGATCAGCTTCCTGCTCATCGACATGCACGCGCCCGGCGTCGAGGTGAAGCCGATCCGCCTGATTTCCGGCGCCTCGCCCTTCTGCGAAACCTTCTTCACCGACGTCGTCGTGCCCAAGGAAAATCTCGTTGGCCGCGAGGGCGAAGGCTGGACGATCGGCAAGCGCCTGCTCCAGCACGAACGTTTCAGCCTGTCGGGCGGCGGCTCGACCGGGCGGCTGCTCGCGGGCAAGCCGCTCGGCGACATCGCCAAACACAATCGCGGCGTCGACGCCGACGGGCGGCTCGCGGATGCGGACCTGCGCGCGCGGCTGATCCGCCACGACATGGACGTGCGCGCCTTCGCCGCGACGCTGCGCCGCGCCGCGCTGGAGGCGAAGGCGCAGGCGGGGCCGTCCGCGGCCTCTTCGATCATGAAGAACGTCGGCGCGCGCATCACGCAGGAGCGCGCCGAACTGGCGATTGAAATCATGGGGATGAATGGCCTGGGCTGGGAAGGCGAGGGGTTCACCGAAGAAGAACTGACGCAGACCCGCACCTGGCTGTGGGGCAAGGCGGTGTCGATCTACGGCGGCTCGACCGAAATCCAGAACAATATCGTCGCCAAGCGCATCCTCGGGATGCTCGACCACCAATGA
- a CDS encoding MFS transporter: protein MKFGHRAVPIVLAAVVVDVIGLGIVMPVLPALVTHLGHMDLAHATRVSGWLLAVFAIGQFFAGPVLGNLGDRFGRRPVLIASMAAFSLDYLLMAAAPTLAWLFVGRAIAGIAGATFGPAGAVIADTTPVERRGAVFGLLGAAFGIGFILGPALGGLSAAWGTRAPFIVAAALAAANALAMAMFLPETLARENRRPFRLRDAHVIGAFRPLFAAGNATPLLVAWFLWQLGGTVYPATWSFWAAIRFGWDAKAIGLSLAWVGLLSVVVQVGLTQRVFARIGERKAAIVGLACATATLFAYAFTTKGWQVYAFFLVGCLGAFAYPALNATLSRMVDATRQGSLQGGIGSMNSVAAITGPLIAAQSLGWGAAHGFDGAAFVVAAVLMGSAAAIIALRVPEPRSAQQEILVTR, encoded by the coding sequence ATGAAGTTCGGACATCGCGCGGTGCCGATCGTGCTGGCCGCGGTGGTGGTGGACGTGATCGGGCTGGGCATCGTCATGCCCGTGCTGCCCGCGCTGGTCACGCATCTGGGCCATATGGACCTGGCACACGCAACGCGCGTGTCGGGGTGGTTGCTGGCGGTCTTCGCCATCGGCCAGTTCTTCGCCGGGCCGGTGCTCGGCAACCTTGGCGACCGGTTCGGGCGACGGCCGGTGCTGATCGCGTCGATGGCGGCGTTCAGCCTGGACTATCTGCTGATGGCGGCGGCGCCGACGCTGGCGTGGCTGTTCGTCGGGCGCGCGATCGCAGGCATCGCGGGCGCGACCTTCGGGCCCGCGGGGGCGGTAATCGCGGACACGACGCCGGTGGAGCGGCGCGGCGCGGTGTTCGGCCTGCTGGGCGCGGCGTTCGGCATCGGCTTCATCCTCGGCCCCGCGCTTGGCGGCCTGTCCGCCGCCTGGGGCACGCGCGCGCCGTTCATCGTCGCCGCCGCGCTCGCCGCGGCGAATGCGCTGGCGATGGCGATGTTCCTGCCCGAAACGCTGGCGCGCGAGAACCGGCGACCGTTCCGGCTGCGCGACGCGCATGTCATCGGCGCGTTCCGCCCGCTGTTCGCGGCGGGCAACGCGACGCCGTTGCTGGTGGCGTGGTTCCTGTGGCAGCTGGGCGGCACGGTCTATCCCGCGACCTGGTCGTTCTGGGCGGCGATCCGCTTCGGCTGGGATGCCAAGGCGATCGGGCTCAGCCTCGCCTGGGTCGGACTGCTCAGCGTTGTCGTGCAGGTCGGGCTCACCCAACGCGTGTTCGCCCGCATCGGCGAGCGCAAGGCGGCGATCGTCGGCCTCGCCTGCGCCACCGCGACGCTCTTCGCCTACGCTTTCACGACGAAGGGGTGGCAGGTCTACGCCTTCTTCCTCGTCGGCTGCCTCGGCGCCTTCGCCTATCCCGCGCTCAATGCGACGCTGTCGCGGATGGTCGATGCGACGCGGCAGGGATCGTTGCAGGGCGGAATCGGATCGATGAACTCGGTCGCGGCCATCACAGGTCCGCTGATCGCGGCGCAGAGCCTGGGCTGGGGCGCGGCGCACGGGTTCGACGGCGCCGCATTCGTCGTCGCCGCCGTCCTGATGGGCAGCGCCGCGGCGATCATCGCGCTACGCGTGCCGGAACCTCGCTCAGCGCAACAGGAAATCCTTGTAACGCGTTGA